The following coding sequences are from one Triticum aestivum cultivar Chinese Spring chromosome 5A, IWGSC CS RefSeq v2.1, whole genome shotgun sequence window:
- the LOC123106831 gene encoding tRNA-uridine aminocarboxypropyltransferase 2 produces the protein MDLDFPLSSASDDDGGDTPTPPGRAICHAGCGRPSRVCLCPHIPRSPLHTSTTVVVLHHPHALHRNPLSTLPLLARCLANLHLLPGWRLRPSSTPLIPPPSPNPVLLLFPSPAASDLASWCRSTPPSARSNPILLILDGTWKQAKEMHAASLPFLSSFAIPVSLPVDSGVDGDSMFESELVVKKEPHKGCVSTMEAVARALRLLEPEGSGAEIEETMVRVLRAMVAFQSEHLQHRTMKPRVKMRKKKDIKREEEMKRNA, from the coding sequence ATGGACTTGGACTTCCCACTCTCCTCCGCctccgacgacgatggcggcgacacACCGACACCACCTGGCCGCGCCATCTGCCACGCCGGCTGCGGGCGCCCGTCCCGCGTCTGTCTCTGCCCGCACATTCCCCGCTCCCCGCTCCACACATCCACCACCGTCGTCGTCCTCCACCACCCCCACGCCCTCCACCGCAACCCGCTCTCCACCCTCCCCCTCCTCGCCCGCTGCCTCgccaacctccacctcctccccggATGGCGCCTCCGCCCCTCCTCCACCCCACTCATCCCCCCTCCCTCCCCGAaccccgtcctcctcctcttcccatcACCCGCCGCCTCCGACCTCGCCTCCTGGTGCCGCTCCACGCCTCCCTCCGCGCGCTCCAACCCCATCCTCCTCATCCTCGATGGCACCTGGAAGCAGGCCAAGGAGATGCACGCCGCCAGCCTCCCGTTCCTCTCCTCGTTCGCCATCCCCGTCTCCCTGCCCGTAGACAGCGGCGTGGACGGGGACAGCATGTTCGAGTCGGAGCTCGTGGTGAAGAAGGAGCCGCATAAGGGGTGCGTCAGCACAATGGAGGCAGTCGCAAGGGCGCTGCGGCTGCTTGAGCCGGAGGGAAGCGGTGCGGAGATCGAGGAGACGATGGTCAGGGTTCTCAGGGCGATGGTGGCCTTCCAGTCTGAGCATTTGCAGCACCGTACCATGAAGCCGAGAGTGAAGATGAGAAAGAAGAAAGATATCAAGAGGGAGGAGGAGATGAAGAGGAATGCCTGA